Proteins from a genomic interval of Fusarium oxysporum Fo47 chromosome I, complete sequence:
- a CDS encoding P-loop containing nucleoside triphosphate hydrolase protein, with protein sequence MASFFDLKARKAAAAANGNADQKQDKPSNARTQPWVEKYRPKTLSDVTAQDHTVDVLQRTLQSSNLPHMLFYGPPGTGKTSTVLALAKELYGPDMIKSRVLELNASDERGISIVREKVKNFARMQLTNPAPGYKDKYPCPPFKIIILDEADSMTQDAQSALRRTMETYSKITRFCLICNYVTRIIDPLASRCSKFRFKSLDQSNAKRRLKEIAEKEGVALEDGAVDALIKCSEGDLRKAITFLQSAARLVSANAPDKEAEGDEVMDVDKKAVTVKIVEDIAGVIPDTTIDDLVKAIRPKRSGPSYQIISDVVEKLVADGWSAGQVVNQLYQALTYDETIPDAQKNKIVLVFSEVDKRLVDGADEHLSILDLSVRISNIMSKK encoded by the exons AAGATAAACCTTCAAATGCTCGAACACAACCCTGGGTCGAGAAATA CCGGCCAAAGACCCTCAGCGATGTTACTGCTCAAGATCATACCGTTGATGTGCTCCAACGGACACTGCAGTCCTCCAAC CTCCCTCACATGCTGTTTTACGGGCCTCCCGGGACAGGTAAAACTTCGACAGTTCTGGCACTCGCCAAGGAACTATACGGCCCCGATATGATAAAATCGAGAGTCCTCGAGCTCAATGCCTCCGACGAGCGTGGTATCTCCATCGTCCGAGAAAAGGTCAAGAATTTTGCGCGAATGCAATTGACCAACCCGGCCCCCGGCTACAAGGACAAATACCCTTGCCCTCCTTTCAAGATCATTATCCTCGATGAGGCCGACTCCATGACACAAGACGCCCAAAGTGCGCTGCGACGAACCATGGAAACATACAGCAAGATTACTCGATTCTGTCTCATTTGCAACTATGTGACTCGAATTATCGATCCGCTTGCAAGCCGATGCAGCAAATTTCGATTCAAGAGTCTCGATCAGAGCAATGCAAAGAGGCGACTGAAGGAGATTGCAGAGAAGGAGGGCGTAGCACTTGAGGatggtgctgttgatgcaCTCATCAAGTGCAGCGAGGGTGATCTTCGAAAAGCCATTACCTTCTTGCAAAGTGCTGCTCGGCTCGTTAGCGCTAATGCCCCTGACAAGGAGGCCGAGGGTGACGAGGTGATGGATGTGGACAAGAAGGCGGTCACAGTCAAGATTGTTGAGGATATTGCTGGTGTCATTCCGGACACGACCATCGATGATCTCGTCAAAGCAATACGTCCGAAGAGGTCAGGACCCTCCTACCAGATCATTTcggatgttgttgagaagctaGTTGCAGATGGCTGGAGCGCAGGTCAAGTGGTCAACCAA CTCTACCAAGCCTTGACCTATGACGAGACGATACCCGATGCacagaagaacaagatcGTGTTGGTTTTCTCAGAAGTTGACAAGCGACTAGTAGATGGAGCAGATGAGCATCTCTCTATTCTCGATCTGTCAGTGAGGATATCAAATATTATGTCGAAGAAGTGA